A DNA window from Pseudarthrobacter sp. W1I19 contains the following coding sequences:
- a CDS encoding VOC family protein produces MSIPTTEILKNALDQAATDHGIYEVEVLGGVHDVEWPTWYADHMTQTLADAGYSLNAPVGSDHKQPAAAPEAALASTVELKLEVLVLPVSDVDRAKDFYEKAGFRLDADFNISEELRIIQVTPPGSEMSIIFGTGVTESTPGSVQNLHLIVTDIIAAQAELHSRGIDISEVWHDADGLFHRPGGRNRVSGPSPDRADYGSFASFSDPDGNGWFLQEVVTRAPGR; encoded by the coding sequence ATGTCTATCCCCACCACAGAAATCCTGAAGAACGCCCTGGACCAGGCCGCAACCGACCACGGAATCTACGAAGTCGAAGTACTCGGGGGCGTACACGATGTCGAGTGGCCCACCTGGTATGCGGACCACATGACCCAAACACTTGCCGATGCGGGCTACAGCCTCAACGCGCCGGTCGGAAGCGACCATAAGCAGCCTGCGGCTGCACCAGAAGCAGCTTTGGCAAGCACCGTGGAGTTGAAGCTGGAAGTCCTCGTCCTCCCAGTCTCCGACGTCGACCGGGCAAAGGATTTCTACGAGAAGGCCGGTTTCCGCCTCGACGCCGACTTCAACATCAGCGAGGAGCTTCGCATCATCCAGGTCACCCCTCCCGGTTCGGAAATGTCGATCATCTTCGGCACGGGCGTCACCGAATCAACGCCCGGGTCGGTCCAGAATCTTCACCTGATCGTGACGGACATTATCGCCGCGCAGGCAGAGCTGCACAGCCGCGGGATCGACATCAGCGAAGTCTGGCATGACGCCGACGGGCTCTTCCACAGGCCCGGCGGACGAAACCGGGTCAGCGGCCCCTCCCCCGACAGGGCTGACTACGGCTCCTTCGCTTCCTTCAGTGATCCGGACGGCAACGGCTGGTTCCTTCAGGAAGTCGTCACCAGGGCGCCCGGACGATGA
- a CDS encoding EthD family reductase, with amino-acid sequence MQTKITLIIDNPTAPESFEQHASALLALAKDLPELVRIESAKVWPKEDGTPTPAHRTLDLYFADYESASRAVATPQAGAFFEKLSTAGGTFTGLFSQLDSQ; translated from the coding sequence ATGCAGACAAAAATTACCCTCATCATTGACAACCCGACGGCGCCGGAAAGTTTCGAGCAACACGCATCCGCACTCCTGGCCCTGGCCAAGGACCTGCCGGAACTAGTCCGAATCGAGTCCGCGAAAGTCTGGCCAAAGGAGGACGGCACGCCGACACCCGCGCACCGGACTTTAGACCTCTACTTCGCCGACTACGAATCAGCTTCCCGGGCCGTCGCTACACCTCAAGCCGGAGCGTTCTTCGAAAAACTTTCAACCGCCGGCGGAACCTTCACCGGGCTGTTCTCCCAACTCGACTCTCAGTAA
- a CDS encoding alpha/beta fold hydrolase, with translation MSQYTAPNLAIEGSNATTYAYRRFGKAGTTPIVFFQHFRGNLDSWDPALVDSIAAEREVILFDASGVALSTGTVPTTFKEFGRDALTFIDALSLDEVDLFGFSIGGFVAQEVALQRPNLVRRIILAGTGPEGGQDMHGWADEPRAHAMKDIQDAGDIHYLFFNSSEESRGKGDEFVSRIFTRIEGRDADVSLAARDALAAANIEWGIPDPAKLARLASITAPTLVANGDKDIMVPTANSYLLAGTIPNAELIIYPNANHGFLFQYPHEFAAEVLAFLTKN, from the coding sequence ATGTCCCAATACACCGCTCCGAACCTCGCTATCGAGGGAAGCAACGCTACGACTTACGCCTACCGCCGGTTCGGCAAAGCCGGAACCACGCCCATTGTCTTTTTCCAGCATTTCCGGGGCAATCTCGACAGCTGGGATCCTGCGCTTGTTGACAGCATCGCCGCCGAACGGGAAGTCATCCTGTTCGACGCCAGCGGCGTGGCACTTTCAACTGGGACTGTACCCACGACCTTCAAGGAGTTCGGGCGCGATGCGCTGACCTTCATAGACGCACTCAGCTTGGACGAGGTGGACCTCTTTGGTTTCTCCATCGGCGGGTTCGTGGCCCAGGAGGTCGCCCTGCAGCGCCCAAACCTTGTCCGCCGCATTATCCTCGCCGGCACCGGTCCTGAAGGAGGACAGGACATGCACGGCTGGGCAGATGAGCCCCGGGCGCATGCCATGAAGGATATCCAGGACGCCGGTGACATCCACTACCTCTTCTTCAACTCCTCGGAGGAGAGCAGAGGCAAGGGTGATGAATTCGTCAGCCGCATCTTCACCCGTATAGAAGGCCGGGACGCGGACGTTTCCCTGGCCGCCCGGGACGCACTGGCCGCCGCCAACATTGAATGGGGCATCCCTGACCCGGCCAAACTGGCCCGCCTGGCCTCGATCACTGCGCCAACGCTGGTGGCCAACGGCGACAAGGACATCATGGTGCCCACTGCCAACTCCTACCTTCTGGCCGGCACCATCCCCAACGCCGAACTCATCATCTACCCGAACGCCAACCACGGGTTCCTCTTTCAATACCCGCACGAATTCGCCGCTGAAGTTCTGGCATTCCTCACAAAAAACTAA
- a CDS encoding TetR/AcrR family transcriptional regulator, whose product MSTGTKDRIASTALDLFHANGYSATGVLDITRAAGVPKGSFYHFFESKEALAVETVKLYEATVKYELLDNADTSPLGRIRAHLSYITKMAEAENFQRGCLLGNFSNEMPSQSAAVTAVVEQSLDLWTTKLAAAIAAAQDEGEISNHSEPRRLAGFIIAGFEGAVARSKLTRSPAPLDGFLETVYSDVLT is encoded by the coding sequence ATGAGCACCGGCACCAAGGATCGAATTGCGAGTACCGCACTCGATCTCTTCCACGCCAACGGCTATTCAGCAACCGGCGTACTGGACATCACCCGGGCCGCCGGAGTTCCCAAGGGTTCCTTCTATCACTTTTTTGAAAGCAAGGAAGCCCTTGCCGTTGAAACCGTGAAACTTTACGAAGCAACCGTCAAATATGAACTGCTCGATAATGCCGACACATCTCCCCTGGGAAGAATCCGGGCGCATCTGTCCTACATCACGAAGATGGCAGAAGCGGAGAACTTCCAGCGGGGATGTCTGCTGGGTAACTTTTCAAATGAGATGCCATCTCAGAGCGCGGCCGTCACGGCCGTGGTTGAACAGTCCCTCGATCTGTGGACAACGAAGCTCGCCGCCGCCATCGCTGCAGCGCAAGATGAGGGTGAGATCTCCAACCACAGCGAGCCACGGCGGCTTGCCGGCTTCATTATCGCCGGCTTCGAAGGCGCCGTCGCACGATCCAAGCTGACCCGTTCACCGGCGCCGCTCGATGGGTTCCTGGAAACCGTCTACTCCGACGTCTTGACCTAA
- a CDS encoding TetR-like C-terminal domain-containing protein, with amino-acid sequence MLEAFTFKTNLLTHVQDTGDVGRDLHSYLVALTYCLHVGGAASTVANLLAEAIRSEEFAVQFRQTLLRERREGFLTILHQGQRRGQIREDVDLVMVTDAVYGAIHHRLVATGQDIDGSFLRHLTRFAIDGTASPSYLQSYHARE; translated from the coding sequence GTGCTTGAGGCGTTCACCTTCAAGACGAACCTTCTGACCCACGTGCAGGATACGGGGGATGTCGGGCGTGATTTGCACTCCTACCTGGTCGCGTTGACCTATTGCCTACACGTTGGTGGGGCGGCGTCGACGGTCGCAAATCTATTAGCCGAGGCGATCCGCAGTGAGGAATTCGCTGTACAGTTCCGGCAGACATTGCTGCGGGAGCGCCGGGAGGGGTTCCTCACGATCCTGCATCAGGGGCAGCGTCGCGGACAAATCCGCGAGGATGTCGATCTTGTTATGGTGACCGATGCCGTCTACGGTGCGATCCACCACCGCTTAGTCGCTACCGGACAGGACATTGATGGGTCCTTCCTGCGGCACCTCACCCGGTTCGCGATCGATGGAACGGCCTCGCCGTCCTACCTGCAGAGTTACCACGCCCGAGAGTGA
- a CDS encoding glycogen debranching N-terminal domain-containing protein, which yields MSGWNAANAAGRMAPGAVTLLEGASFCISSANGDIDPGSPQGAFFNDTRFIGEWNLTVNGSPIEALSAVTPDPYRARFIGRVPATANAESTLLVERERSLEHGLTERVIVRNHSRVEAACRLVLVVDTDFADLFEVKEGRVSRSWTQSRRSEGDNLILESKWNGRSQGLVVTCKDAQVQGRGLAADLVVPAHGERAWTISATPHSGMAATANSASEGTKHGQTLNLVTDAEPSASIRRITEWRTAMPVADLGDDAVERVIRRSQEDLGSLRIFDSAHPDRVVVAAGAPWFMALFGRDSLFASYMSLLLDPSLALGTLRTLAEYQGRAVNPLTEEEPGRILHEVRLGVSTAEDLAGSGIYYGTADATPLFVAGLGELNRWGLEAEAVQELLPAADKALEWMENYGDRDGDGFIEYKRHTEQGLRNQGWKDSWDGINFADGSLAEPPIALCEVQAYSYSAYLGRALIALTNGDTAMAERCSAKAHALKRAFNDRFWLPDRGYFAVALDGDKRPVDSLASNMGHCLWTGIIDEDKAASVVEHLMSPEMFTGWGIRTLASSMGAYNPASYHNGSVWPHDTTLAAAGMMRYGFVEQAQKVAYALLEAADYFGGRLPELFCGLDRRSYPVPVPYPASCSPQAWASAAPVHLIRLLLRFDPILIWNELWLAPALPPGTHFRLDNVPFAGQARISLDVDMRNDSVQVHGLPKHVGLRLGGRPPLSELFDITGSRRSHTASRGKTPEPGLDGQ from the coding sequence ATGTCAGGGTGGAATGCAGCCAATGCCGCCGGCCGCATGGCGCCAGGTGCGGTTACTTTGCTTGAGGGGGCATCCTTCTGCATCTCGTCTGCGAACGGTGACATAGATCCCGGAAGCCCGCAAGGAGCGTTCTTCAATGACACCCGGTTCATTGGCGAGTGGAATCTGACCGTCAATGGCAGCCCGATCGAAGCGCTGTCCGCCGTGACTCCTGATCCATACCGGGCACGCTTCATCGGCCGGGTTCCGGCAACCGCCAATGCCGAGAGCACCCTGCTTGTAGAGCGGGAACGGTCCCTGGAGCACGGCCTGACTGAGCGGGTTATCGTGCGGAACCACTCTCGGGTGGAAGCGGCGTGTCGCCTGGTCTTGGTTGTCGATACGGACTTCGCCGATCTGTTTGAAGTCAAGGAAGGACGGGTATCCCGCAGTTGGACGCAGTCCCGGCGGAGCGAGGGAGACAATCTGATCCTTGAGTCCAAGTGGAATGGCCGCAGCCAGGGTCTCGTCGTCACTTGCAAGGACGCGCAGGTCCAGGGACGAGGCCTGGCGGCTGATCTCGTCGTCCCAGCGCATGGTGAGCGCGCCTGGACGATCAGCGCCACCCCCCATTCGGGAATGGCAGCTACAGCCAACTCAGCGAGTGAAGGGACGAAGCATGGACAAACGCTAAATCTCGTCACAGACGCGGAACCTTCCGCCTCTATTCGTCGCATCACCGAGTGGCGGACTGCTATGCCCGTCGCCGACCTGGGCGATGACGCTGTTGAAAGAGTCATCCGGCGCAGTCAGGAAGACCTAGGTTCCCTTCGAATCTTCGACTCCGCTCACCCTGACAGGGTCGTAGTAGCTGCCGGTGCCCCTTGGTTCATGGCCCTGTTTGGAAGGGACAGTCTCTTTGCCTCTTACATGTCCCTCTTGCTGGATCCATCGTTGGCACTAGGCACCCTACGAACCCTGGCTGAATACCAGGGCAGGGCCGTCAACCCGCTCACGGAGGAAGAGCCGGGGCGGATACTCCACGAAGTCCGGCTCGGCGTCAGTACCGCCGAAGACCTGGCCGGCAGCGGTATCTATTACGGCACTGCGGACGCCACCCCACTCTTCGTCGCAGGGTTGGGAGAACTCAATCGGTGGGGACTTGAAGCGGAGGCGGTTCAGGAACTCCTGCCTGCCGCCGACAAAGCGCTTGAATGGATGGAGAACTATGGAGACCGTGACGGCGATGGATTCATTGAATATAAACGCCACACCGAGCAGGGATTGCGTAACCAGGGCTGGAAAGACTCATGGGACGGGATAAATTTCGCGGACGGGTCTCTCGCCGAACCTCCGATAGCTCTGTGTGAAGTCCAGGCGTACAGCTACAGCGCGTACCTGGGTCGCGCGCTGATCGCACTGACCAATGGAGATACAGCTATGGCTGAACGATGTTCCGCCAAAGCTCATGCGCTGAAACGGGCGTTCAATGACCGCTTCTGGCTTCCGGACCGCGGTTACTTTGCAGTCGCCCTGGACGGTGACAAGCGACCCGTCGACTCTCTCGCATCGAATATGGGTCACTGCCTTTGGACGGGAATAATCGACGAGGACAAGGCTGCCTCCGTGGTGGAACACCTTATGTCCCCCGAGATGTTCACCGGCTGGGGAATCCGCACTCTCGCCAGCTCGATGGGGGCATACAACCCCGCCAGCTATCACAACGGCTCGGTATGGCCTCATGATACGACGCTGGCCGCGGCCGGCATGATGAGATACGGCTTCGTTGAGCAAGCACAGAAGGTGGCTTACGCCCTCTTGGAGGCGGCGGATTATTTCGGAGGACGGCTGCCGGAATTGTTCTGCGGACTGGACCGACGCAGCTATCCAGTACCCGTGCCCTATCCCGCATCATGTTCCCCACAGGCTTGGGCATCGGCCGCTCCGGTCCACCTCATCAGGCTGCTGCTGCGTTTTGACCCCATCCTCATCTGGAATGAACTGTGGCTCGCCCCAGCGCTGCCTCCCGGAACGCATTTTCGCCTAGACAACGTCCCCTTCGCCGGTCAAGCGCGGATCTCCCTAGACGTCGACATGCGTAATGATTCGGTCCAGGTCCACGGACTCCCGAAACATGTGGGGCTGCGGCTCGGTGGGCGGCCACCCCTTTCCGAACTATTTGACATCACAGGCTCGAGGCGGAGCCATACGGCGAGCAGAGGGAAGACACCGGAACCCGGACTCGATGGCCAATAA
- a CDS encoding NADP-dependent oxidoreductase yields MASNPSKPSNTYPINPGSAAGTGIISRSAIPAGRTTMKALRIYAPGSSNDLVYEDASLPVLGPTDVLIEVHATAITFHEFQWPETYVNAEGKDRTPSIPAHEFSGVVAAIGSEVTRFVLGDEVFGIPGFDRDGAAAEYVAAEETSIAHRPLSLTHHEAATVPLAALTALQALTTQARTLPGEHVLVLGASGGVGSYAVQVAKSLQAIVTGVIRSVHHGFAESLGAHRIVQTGTGKLQAALQEADVVIDTVGGTALQEAATMMHDGARLITLGAPVEKALTKGRNIQALFFIVTPDGRQLSTIADMIDANQLRPTVAAVYPLAEGRRAYSEGPRLGRPGRVVLTIKD; encoded by the coding sequence ATGGCCTCCAACCCCAGCAAACCCTCAAACACCTACCCCATCAATCCCGGAAGTGCTGCCGGTACCGGCATCATCTCGAGGAGTGCCATCCCTGCGGGCAGGACAACCATGAAAGCTCTCCGGATTTACGCCCCCGGGAGCAGCAATGACCTTGTTTACGAAGACGCGTCTTTACCAGTGCTTGGCCCGACGGACGTTCTCATCGAAGTCCACGCCACGGCGATCACGTTCCACGAGTTCCAGTGGCCGGAAACATACGTCAATGCTGAAGGGAAGGACAGGACACCATCTATTCCCGCACACGAGTTTTCCGGCGTTGTCGCAGCAATCGGGTCCGAGGTCACGCGATTCGTGCTTGGAGACGAGGTTTTCGGCATTCCCGGGTTCGACAGGGACGGGGCCGCCGCAGAATACGTCGCGGCAGAGGAGACAAGCATCGCGCACCGCCCTCTGTCGCTGACTCATCACGAAGCGGCAACCGTCCCCCTCGCCGCGTTGACCGCACTGCAGGCGCTGACCACGCAGGCACGCACCCTGCCGGGGGAACACGTGCTGGTCCTGGGCGCTAGCGGAGGCGTCGGCTCCTACGCGGTACAAGTAGCAAAGAGCCTTCAGGCAATCGTTACCGGAGTCATACGCTCCGTCCACCACGGTTTCGCTGAGAGTCTTGGTGCCCACCGAATCGTTCAAACAGGCACTGGAAAGCTACAAGCCGCCCTGCAAGAAGCGGACGTCGTCATCGATACTGTCGGCGGAACCGCGCTCCAAGAAGCCGCGACGATGATGCATGACGGGGCCCGGCTGATCACATTAGGCGCACCCGTCGAAAAAGCGCTGACCAAGGGCCGCAACATCCAAGCCCTCTTCTTCATCGTCACACCCGACGGCCGGCAACTGAGCACCATCGCGGACATGATCGACGCCAACCAGCTGCGCCCCACAGTCGCAGCGGTCTATCCCCTGGCCGAAGGCCGCCGCGCCTACAGCGAGGGTCCGCGACTTGGCCGGCCCGGCAGGGTAGTCCTGACCATCAAGGATTAA
- a CDS encoding NAD(P)/FAD-dependent oxidoreductase, which translates to MRKILIIGGGYAGFYTAWRLEKYLRPDEAQVTMVDPVPYMTYQPFLPEVLAGSIEARHSVIVHRRHLRKTRLITAKVTYLNHATKTATLNFPDGHQSQETYDVVVVTSGAVTRSFPVPGITDRAIGVKNIEEAVFIRDTLLRNIDTAAALPPGPAREKLLTVVIVGGGYAGIETLGELRALATATLSDYPELSLPETHFHLIQATNRILPEVSERTSQWVLRQFAARRAQIHLNSQLTSAADGLISLSTGETLEAGLLIWTAGVIANPAITRNTDLPIDERGRVKARSDLRVGTPDAPVRDAWVAGDIAAIPDLSGGGVGGFTVPNAQHAIRQAKLLARNIRDTLRGGEAREYFHHNLGAVATLGLGTGVFQSGPVVIKGYPAWVIHRGYHVLAIPTWERKWRVLWGWWNNFWLGRDTAGLRGLETPRATFKEATFYSQPTLSPETTGIAPPIPSGHQPA; encoded by the coding sequence ATGCGCAAGATCCTCATCATCGGCGGCGGCTACGCAGGCTTTTACACCGCTTGGCGGCTGGAAAAATACCTGCGTCCTGACGAGGCGCAGGTCACCATGGTGGACCCCGTGCCGTATATGACGTATCAGCCGTTCCTCCCCGAAGTGCTGGCAGGATCGATCGAGGCTCGCCATAGTGTCATTGTCCATCGCAGGCACTTGAGGAAGACCCGGCTCATCACAGCCAAGGTCACCTACTTGAACCACGCTACGAAGACCGCCACCCTGAATTTCCCTGACGGGCATCAAAGCCAGGAAACCTATGACGTCGTCGTGGTCACCAGCGGGGCAGTGACCCGTTCATTCCCCGTTCCCGGTATCACGGATCGGGCCATCGGGGTGAAGAACATCGAGGAGGCCGTCTTCATCCGCGACACGCTGCTGCGCAACATCGACACCGCGGCCGCCCTGCCCCCAGGGCCTGCCCGCGAGAAACTGCTGACGGTTGTAATCGTGGGCGGCGGATACGCCGGCATTGAAACCTTAGGCGAGTTGCGGGCGCTTGCCACCGCGACACTTAGCGATTACCCCGAACTGTCCCTCCCGGAGACCCACTTCCATCTGATCCAAGCGACTAACCGGATCTTGCCGGAAGTGTCTGAGAGAACCAGTCAGTGGGTCCTCCGGCAATTCGCCGCACGCCGCGCCCAGATTCACCTGAACTCCCAGCTAACATCCGCCGCAGATGGCCTCATCAGCCTTTCGACCGGCGAGACGCTTGAGGCAGGATTGCTCATCTGGACAGCGGGTGTCATCGCGAACCCCGCGATCACCAGGAACACCGACCTGCCCATCGACGAGCGGGGCCGCGTCAAAGCTCGCTCCGATCTGCGGGTGGGCACCCCCGACGCCCCGGTCCGCGATGCATGGGTTGCAGGGGACATTGCGGCCATTCCCGACCTTTCCGGCGGTGGGGTCGGAGGATTTACCGTCCCAAACGCCCAGCATGCGATCAGGCAGGCCAAGCTGCTTGCCCGCAATATCCGGGATACCCTGCGTGGCGGTGAAGCCCGGGAATACTTCCACCACAACCTGGGCGCCGTGGCCACCTTGGGCCTGGGCACCGGCGTGTTCCAGTCCGGGCCAGTAGTCATCAAGGGATACCCCGCCTGGGTCATCCACCGTGGTTACCATGTGCTGGCCATCCCTACCTGGGAACGGAAGTGGCGGGTTCTGTGGGGCTGGTGGAACAACTTTTGGCTAGGCCGCGACACAGCCGGACTACGGGGCCTGGAAACACCACGGGCAACCTTCAAGGAGGCCACCTTCTACAGCCAGCCCACGCTATCACCAGAGACAACTGGTATTGCACCGCCCATCCCGAGCGGGCACCAGCCCGCGTAA
- a CDS encoding carboxymuconolactone decarboxylase family protein translates to MATKEKTKRTNVGSRHPELYRALMPVAKLADATALEEGLSPLLLELVKLRASQINGCAFCLRLHSKDALEKGESAERLNVLSAWRESNYFDEQERSALALAEYITLIYESHRNKGLYESAVAHLTSGQVSAVTWVVMVINTYNRIAISSAYAVAPD, encoded by the coding sequence ATGGCGACGAAGGAAAAGACTAAGCGGACGAATGTCGGAAGCAGGCACCCGGAGCTTTATCGGGCCCTGATGCCAGTGGCGAAGCTGGCGGACGCGACGGCTCTCGAGGAGGGCTTGTCTCCACTGCTCCTCGAGCTCGTCAAGCTTCGTGCCTCACAGATCAATGGGTGCGCTTTCTGCCTGCGCCTTCACTCGAAGGATGCTTTAGAGAAGGGTGAGAGCGCTGAGCGCCTGAACGTACTCTCGGCGTGGCGGGAGAGCAACTACTTCGACGAGCAGGAACGCTCCGCCCTCGCATTGGCCGAGTACATCACTCTAATCTACGAATCCCACAGGAATAAAGGCCTTTACGAGTCCGCGGTCGCGCACCTGACGTCCGGGCAGGTGTCCGCAGTGACGTGGGTGGTAATGGTCATCAACACCTACAACCGCATTGCGATCAGCAGCGCGTACGCAGTGGCCCCTGACTGA
- a CDS encoding maleylpyruvate isomerase family mycothiol-dependent enzyme, translated as MVARHDQTTDPRLQEQLLQARRGTAFFARKLNELTDAELDDDSLLPGWTRRHVVAHVGYNARAIARLIEWAATGVETPMYPSVEVRNHEIGFGATLSPIALRNLFDHSAVHLNVEWRDLAADSWHHKVKTVQGRTVPAEETVWMRTREVWVHAVDLNNGATFKDIPAPVLERLLTDITSAWHARGTDKGLVVEITGGTSPLTFGDSAGMSPTVVSGSLPAIAQWATGRGTDGTTARHDGGPATPTPPAPAWI; from the coding sequence ATGGTTGCCCGCCACGACCAGACCACCGACCCGCGCCTGCAGGAACAACTCCTGCAGGCGCGCCGGGGCACCGCGTTCTTCGCCCGCAAGCTCAACGAGCTCACCGACGCAGAACTCGACGACGACTCGCTGCTGCCCGGCTGGACCCGCCGGCACGTTGTGGCCCACGTGGGCTACAACGCCCGCGCCATCGCCCGGCTGATCGAATGGGCGGCCACCGGAGTTGAGACCCCGATGTACCCTTCCGTTGAGGTGCGCAACCATGAGATCGGTTTTGGTGCCACGCTCAGCCCCATCGCCCTACGGAACCTCTTCGACCATTCCGCCGTGCACCTGAACGTCGAATGGCGCGACCTGGCCGCGGACTCCTGGCACCACAAGGTTAAGACCGTCCAGGGCAGGACCGTCCCGGCGGAGGAGACCGTCTGGATGCGCACCCGCGAGGTCTGGGTGCATGCGGTGGACCTGAACAACGGCGCCACGTTCAAGGACATCCCCGCACCCGTCCTGGAACGCCTCCTCACCGACATCACGAGCGCTTGGCACGCCCGCGGAACGGACAAGGGCCTGGTGGTCGAGATCACCGGCGGGACTTCGCCGCTGACATTCGGCGACAGCGCGGGCATGTCACCCACGGTGGTGTCAGGTTCGCTGCCTGCCATTGCTCAGTGGGCGACCGGGCGGGGGACGGACGGAACCACTGCACGGCACGACGGCGGACCGGCCACCCCGACGCCCCCGGCACCGGCCTGGATCTGA
- a CDS encoding fumarylacetoacetate hydrolase family protein, whose amino-acid sequence MKLLTLRTSDGAGTKGTVAVRQDGDTLTEIPGFADVGALLQDPAWEATAKAANGATHALDGADLAAVVPAPGKIICVGHNYRNHIKEMGREVPEYPTLFAKYAESLIGPNDDLALPQESDTVDWEAELAVIIGKQGRRIAEADAADHIAGYAVLNDVSMRDYQFRTIQWLQGKTWEKSTPFGPALVTKDEFTAGPLMTSAVDGDLQQSTPTSDLVFTPEFLVSYISTIITLNPGDVIATGTPGGVGHAQDPKRYLQEGQILVTTIEGLGQLKNRVIKEA is encoded by the coding sequence ATGAAACTCCTCACCCTCCGAACTTCCGACGGCGCCGGAACCAAGGGCACCGTGGCGGTGCGCCAGGACGGCGACACCCTCACCGAGATCCCCGGCTTCGCCGACGTCGGCGCCCTGCTGCAGGACCCCGCTTGGGAAGCCACGGCGAAGGCGGCCAACGGCGCAACGCACGCCCTCGACGGCGCGGACCTTGCCGCCGTCGTACCCGCCCCCGGCAAAATCATCTGCGTGGGGCACAACTACCGCAACCACATCAAGGAAATGGGCCGGGAAGTCCCCGAGTACCCCACCCTGTTCGCCAAGTACGCCGAATCCCTGATCGGCCCCAACGACGACCTGGCCCTTCCCCAGGAATCCGACACTGTGGACTGGGAAGCCGAACTCGCCGTCATCATCGGCAAACAGGGCCGCCGCATCGCTGAAGCAGACGCTGCGGACCACATCGCCGGCTACGCCGTCCTCAACGACGTGTCCATGCGGGACTACCAGTTCCGCACCATCCAGTGGCTGCAGGGCAAAACCTGGGAAAAGTCCACCCCCTTCGGCCCCGCCCTGGTCACCAAAGACGAATTCACTGCGGGTCCGCTCATGACTTCGGCCGTGGACGGGGACCTCCAGCAGTCCACCCCTACCTCGGACCTGGTCTTCACCCCGGAATTCCTCGTCTCCTACATCTCCACCATCATCACCCTGAACCCGGGCGACGTGATCGCCACCGGCACCCCCGGCGGTGTGGGCCACGCGCAGGACCCCAAACGGTACCTGCAGGAAGGCCAGATCCTGGTCACCACCATCGAGGGCCTGGGCCAGCTGAAGAACCGCGTCATCAAGGAAGCCTGA